From a region of the Actinomycetota bacterium genome:
- a CDS encoding DUF559 domain-containing protein: METTAWAELCRISRRQSGLFLYAQAAAVGVDQNDLCRKVATGLLERWHRSVYALAGTPDSWERRALAAQLVSRRRAVLSHRSAGYLHRLCDLQRPDSIELVVPRGTRVTARGARIHTSTWLPRTDRSWAEPFLVTSLERTICDLAGVVAASALRRIVYDAWRRGRTTPQAIDSCLAALGRVRGAAPLRQVLREAEPGLVRTRSVAEIDLYCLLHDAGFPPPKVNFELFDAVGVLRYILDLAYPEVRLAIEADSRTFHGIRPDRLADATRQRELEAEGWSFLRVTTDQLRRDPAGVVARVRAELIRLGHPGAQGRCR, encoded by the coding sequence ATGGAGACGACTGCTTGGGCGGAGCTCTGCCGCATCAGCCGGCGGCAGTCGGGGCTGTTCCTGTACGCCCAGGCCGCTGCAGTCGGGGTTGACCAGAACGATCTCTGCCGCAAGGTCGCCACCGGCCTGCTGGAGCGCTGGCACCGTTCGGTCTACGCGCTGGCCGGGACGCCGGATTCGTGGGAGCGACGGGCGTTGGCTGCCCAGCTCGTCAGCCGCCGCCGTGCCGTGCTGTCGCACCGTTCCGCCGGTTACCTGCATCGGCTGTGCGACCTGCAGCGCCCCGACTCGATCGAGCTGGTGGTCCCCAGAGGGACGAGGGTCACCGCGCGGGGAGCGCGGATCCACACCTCCACGTGGTTGCCCCGAACGGATCGGAGCTGGGCCGAACCCTTCCTGGTCACGTCGCTGGAGCGAACCATCTGCGATCTCGCCGGCGTGGTCGCTGCCTCCGCGCTGCGTCGGATCGTGTACGACGCGTGGCGACGCGGGCGGACGACCCCGCAGGCCATCGACAGCTGTCTGGCGGCGCTCGGCCGGGTCCGGGGTGCCGCCCCGCTGAGGCAGGTCCTGCGCGAGGCTGAACCGGGCTTGGTACGGACGCGCTCCGTTGCCGAGATCGACCTCTACTGCCTGCTGCATGACGCCGGCTTCCCGCCACCCAAGGTCAACTTCGAGCTCTTCGACGCGGTGGGGGTGCTGCGGTACATCCTCGACCTGGCCTACCCCGAGGTCCGGCTCGCGATCGAGGCGGACAGCCGGACCTTCCACGGCATCAGGCCCGACCGGCTCGCTGACGCGACGCGCCAACGAGAGCTGGAGGCCGAGGGATGGTCGTTCCTCCGCGTCACCACCGATCAGCTCCGGCGTGATCCCGCGGGGGTCGTGGCGCGGGTGCGCGCCGAGTTGATCCGGCTCGGCCATCCAGGTGCGCAGGGACGGTGTCGCTGA
- the aspS gene encoding aspartate--tRNA ligase, with amino-acid sequence MITPYGAMRTHGAGTLRADHDGEKVTVAGWVDTRRDHGGVVFIDLRDRSGTVQVVVDPQSGAAHQERSAAREVPAGGTTSPAGDGAAPVDGSAAGEAPAGDTTAAAGDGEAPVDGSAAGEAPAGDTAAAAGDGEATAGRSSLQAAHRVRSQDVLLVTGQVRRRPSGMENPDLVTGQIEVHADELGVLAPSETPPFPVEDDIEVDETLRLKHRYVDLRRPQMQLILRRRAETNSTIRQVMERHGFVEVETPMLTRATPEGARDFLVPSRLQPGHTYALPQSPQLFKQLLQVAGIERYYQIVRCFRDEDLRADRQPEFTQLDVELSFGDEEDVIALSEELFAEVWREVAGEDIATPFPRIHHAEAMRRYGTDKPDLRFEMELADLSDVFAATQVGVFRGVLEAGGALVAVTVSEGGQLSRREFDEWIEWAKRRGAGGLAWAVVEADGALRSPLAKFMSDEEISGLERETGAQPGDAVFIGAGPDPWVRELMGALRVALARDRHVVAEGGWEFLWIVRPPLFERGEDGRWTPTHHPFTAPTPEWVEAFEDDPGRATAQAYDLVLNGYELGGGSMRIHDAELQRRVFRFLGIADEEAETKFGFLLRGLSYGVPPHGGIAFGLDRVVMLLTGRDHIRDVIAFPKTQSGWDPLTDAPAPYEQVSLTELGLQVAPRPKRQVSPPS; translated from the coding sequence GTGATCACGCCGTACGGCGCGATGCGCACACACGGCGCCGGGACGCTCCGCGCCGATCACGACGGCGAGAAGGTCACGGTCGCGGGATGGGTCGACACCCGTCGCGACCACGGAGGCGTGGTGTTCATCGATCTACGCGATCGCAGCGGGACGGTGCAGGTGGTGGTCGACCCGCAGAGCGGCGCGGCCCACCAGGAGCGATCGGCGGCGCGTGAGGTCCCCGCAGGGGGGACCACGTCACCGGCCGGGGACGGTGCGGCGCCCGTGGATGGATCGGCGGCGGGTGAGGCCCCCGCGGGGGATACCACGGCGGCGGCCGGGGACGGTGAGGCGCCCGTGGATGGGTCGGCGGCGGGTGAGGCCCCCGCGGGGGATACTGCGGCGGCGGCCGGGGACGGTGAGGCCACGGCGGGTCGGTCGTCGCTGCAGGCGGCCCACCGCGTGCGGTCACAGGATGTCCTGTTGGTCACCGGGCAGGTTCGGCGTCGCCCCTCTGGCATGGAGAACCCCGACCTGGTGACCGGCCAGATCGAGGTCCACGCCGACGAGCTCGGCGTCCTCGCCCCGTCGGAGACCCCGCCGTTCCCCGTCGAGGACGACATCGAGGTCGACGAGACACTGCGGCTCAAGCACCGCTACGTCGATCTGCGCAGGCCCCAGATGCAGCTGATCCTCCGGCGACGGGCGGAGACGAACTCGACGATCCGGCAGGTGATGGAACGGCACGGCTTCGTCGAGGTCGAGACGCCGATGCTGACCCGCGCAACCCCCGAGGGTGCTCGCGACTTCCTGGTCCCGTCGCGGCTGCAACCGGGCCATACCTACGCCTTGCCGCAGTCACCGCAGCTGTTCAAGCAGTTGCTGCAGGTGGCCGGCATCGAACGCTACTACCAGATCGTGCGCTGCTTCCGTGACGAGGATCTGCGCGCCGACCGTCAACCGGAGTTCACCCAGCTGGATGTCGAACTGTCCTTCGGTGACGAGGAGGACGTGATCGCCCTCAGCGAGGAGCTGTTCGCCGAGGTCTGGCGAGAGGTCGCCGGGGAGGACATCGCCACTCCGTTCCCGCGGATCCACCACGCCGAGGCGATGCGCCGGTACGGCACCGACAAGCCGGATCTGCGCTTCGAGATGGAGCTGGCCGACCTGAGCGACGTGTTCGCCGCCACCCAGGTCGGTGTGTTCCGCGGCGTGCTGGAGGCTGGGGGGGCGCTGGTCGCCGTGACCGTCTCCGAGGGTGGACAGCTGTCGCGGAGGGAGTTCGACGAGTGGATCGAATGGGCCAAGCGGCGGGGCGCCGGAGGGCTGGCTTGGGCGGTGGTCGAGGCCGACGGGGCGCTGCGTTCTCCGCTGGCGAAGTTCATGTCCGACGAGGAGATCTCCGGGCTCGAGCGCGAGACCGGGGCGCAGCCGGGTGATGCCGTGTTCATCGGCGCCGGCCCCGATCCGTGGGTACGGGAACTGATGGGGGCGTTGCGGGTCGCGCTCGCCCGCGACCGCCACGTCGTGGCCGAAGGCGGGTGGGAGTTCCTGTGGATCGTCCGACCGCCCCTGTTCGAACGGGGCGAGGACGGCAGGTGGACCCCGACGCACCACCCGTTCACCGCCCCGACCCCCGAGTGGGTCGAGGCGTTCGAGGACGATCCGGGGCGCGCCACCGCCCAGGCGTACGACCTGGTGCTCAACGGCTACGAGCTCGGCGGCGGGTCGATGCGGATCCACGACGCCGAGCTGCAGCGCCGGGTGTTCCGGTTCCTCGGCATCGCTGACGAGGAGGCCGAGACGAAGTTCGGGTTCCTGCTCCGTGGTCTGTCGTACGGCGTGCCCCCGCACGGGGGCATCGCGTTCGGTCTGGACCGTGTGGTGATGCTGCTCACCGGTCGCGACCACATCCGTGACGTGATCGCGTTCCCCAAGACGCAGTCCGGCTGGGATCCGCTCACGGACGCCCCGGCGCCCTACGAGCAGGTGTCGCTGACCGAGCTCGGCCTGCAGGTCGCCCCACGCCCCAAGCGCCAGGTCAGTCCGCCCAGCTGA
- a CDS encoding DUF948 domain-containing protein, whose translation MSGTEWAALVAAAFFALAVLVLCVVLLNVFRLISELGNLVRGITEETVPLIGGVGETVSGVNVELARVDAVVAGVQRITDRADATMAVIQATIVGPLIKVAAYGSGVAAAWRAAVSAQRRS comes from the coding sequence GTGAGCGGGACCGAGTGGGCCGCGCTCGTCGCGGCCGCCTTCTTCGCGCTGGCGGTCCTGGTGCTCTGCGTGGTCCTCCTCAACGTGTTCCGGCTGATCAGCGAGCTCGGGAACCTGGTGCGGGGCATCACCGAGGAGACCGTGCCGCTGATCGGGGGCGTCGGTGAGACGGTCAGCGGGGTCAACGTCGAGCTGGCCCGCGTCGACGCGGTCGTCGCCGGCGTACAGCGCATCACCGACCGCGCCGACGCGACCATGGCGGTGATCCAGGCGACGATCGTCGGCCCGCTGATCAAGGTGGCTGCGTACGGCAGCGGGGTGGCCGCAGCCTGGCGCGCCGCCGTGTCCGCGCAGCGACGATCGTGA
- a CDS encoding replication-associated recombination protein A, whose translation MDRLFDDAPHRDAPPERRRATVLPPASAPLAARMRPRTLDEYVGQHHVVGAGSTLRALLERDELGSVVLWGPPGSGKTSLAAVIAATTDAAWEELSAVSAGVKDVRAVIDRARTRLQAATRNGRGRRTVLFLDEIHRFNKAQQDALLPAVEHGWFTLVGATTENPFFELTAPLLSRCQLVRLEPLDAEAICTIVRRAVSDPDRGYGGRVTLGEDARHHLVAAADGDARVALVTLEAAVEAASGDASDGVVSVTLDDVVAALASKRLRYDKDGDQHYDQTSAFIKSLRGSDPDAAVYWLVRMLDAGEDPRFLARRMVIFASEDVGLADRDALGLAVAAFEALDRVGLPEARFNLVHAAIALATAPKSDSVKQALGAADAAVSEAGNAAVPPHLRDAHYRGARRLGHGVGYRSPHDYAGAHVGQQYLPDELVGQVLYRPTENGDEAQIARRVARWRSQVTRSGANTTVDAGADTTVDAGRSETTATDDGRSGAS comes from the coding sequence ATGGACCGCCTGTTCGACGACGCCCCGCACCGCGACGCCCCGCCGGAGCGGCGCCGGGCGACCGTGCTCCCGCCTGCGTCGGCGCCACTGGCCGCCCGCATGCGTCCGCGGACCCTCGACGAGTACGTCGGCCAGCACCACGTGGTGGGTGCCGGCTCCACGCTGCGGGCCCTCCTCGAACGCGACGAGCTGGGTTCGGTCGTGCTGTGGGGTCCGCCCGGCAGCGGGAAGACATCGCTGGCCGCGGTGATCGCCGCGACCACCGACGCGGCGTGGGAGGAGCTGTCGGCGGTCAGCGCCGGCGTGAAGGACGTCCGGGCGGTGATCGACCGGGCCCGCACGCGGCTGCAAGCCGCGACCCGCAACGGTCGGGGGCGGCGGACCGTGCTGTTCCTCGACGAGATCCACCGCTTCAACAAGGCCCAGCAGGACGCCTTGCTCCCGGCGGTGGAGCACGGATGGTTCACGCTGGTCGGTGCCACCACCGAGAACCCGTTCTTCGAGCTGACCGCCCCGCTGCTGTCACGCTGTCAGCTGGTGCGCCTCGAGCCACTCGACGCCGAGGCGATCTGCACCATCGTGCGGCGGGCGGTGAGCGACCCCGATCGCGGCTACGGCGGGCGGGTGACGCTCGGCGAGGACGCACGACACCACCTGGTGGCCGCGGCGGACGGTGACGCCCGCGTCGCGCTGGTCACCTTGGAGGCGGCCGTTGAGGCCGCCAGCGGAGACGCCTCTGACGGGGTGGTCTCGGTCACGCTCGACGACGTGGTCGCTGCGCTCGCCTCCAAGCGGCTGCGCTACGACAAGGACGGCGACCAGCACTACGACCAGACCTCGGCGTTCATCAAGTCGCTGCGCGGCAGCGACCCCGACGCGGCCGTGTACTGGCTGGTGCGGATGCTCGACGCCGGGGAGGATCCGCGCTTCCTCGCCCGTCGCATGGTCATCTTCGCCAGCGAGGACGTCGGATTGGCCGACCGTGACGCCTTGGGCCTCGCAGTCGCCGCGTTCGAGGCGCTGGACCGGGTCGGCCTTCCCGAGGCCCGCTTCAACCTCGTCCACGCCGCGATCGCGCTGGCCACCGCACCCAAGTCCGACTCGGTGAAGCAGGCGCTCGGGGCGGCGGACGCTGCCGTGTCGGAGGCCGGGAACGCCGCAGTGCCCCCACACCTGCGTGACGCGCACTACCGTGGCGCGCGCCGGCTCGGTCACGGTGTCGGGTACCGGTCCCCACACGATTACGCTGGCGCCCACGTCGGGCAGCAGTACCTGCCCGACGAGTTGGTGGGTCAGGTGCTGTACCGCCCGACCGAGAACGGCGACGAGGCGCAGATCGCCCGCCGGGTCGCGCGGTGGCGGTCTCAGGTGACACGGTCGGGCGCGAACACGACCGTCGACGCGGGCGCGGACACGACCGTCGACGCGGGACGGTCGGAGACGACCGCGACGGACGACGGAAGGAGCGGCGCATCGTGA
- the alaS gene encoding alanine--tRNA ligase: MDAFEIREAFLEFFEERGHRRYESASLIPNDPTLLLTNAGMVPFKPYFLGDAQPETPRATSFQKCARTVDIENVGRTSRHFTLFEMLGNFSFGDYFKRDAIRWAWELSIGPLGLEPDRIWVTVFKDDDEAADLWESETDVPRARIQAMGEADNFWSMGVAGPCGPCSELYYDRGPQYGPEGGPAADPERYFEYYNLVFMQYLRDDPGNIIGDLPAQNVDTGLGLERIAMLKQEVPTAYDIDTHRPIIARAEELTGVTYGRGRESDVSLRVVAEHSRAAAFLIADGVLPSKEGRGYILRRLLRRAVRHARGLGTEAPVLPAMADAVIATMAPGYPDLQAQRELVTRVVGAEEAEFARTLRQGLTILEDAVAEAEQVGRRTLPGDTAFKLHDTYGFPVDLTVEIVQESGLDLDRAEFERLMEAQRERARGALKRGDDGVPAHVYRDAAGRVGGVEFVGYDRVESESALGAVVTPGGVVAAAAEGDDVEVVLPVTPFYAEGGGQVGDTGLLETDTGRLEVVDTQSPIEGLIVHRVRVVAGEVAEGQPVRARVDADRRHATERSHSATHILHATVREVLGQHAQQAGSLVEAGRLRFDFPHFEQVGRDQLEMIEARVNQRLLADHGVRTQIMPLNEARAAGAIALFGEQYGEVVRVVAIGDFSKELCGGTHVRSAARVGGLVLVREESIGANQRRIEAFTGFDAYRHAARERLVAEEVARLLDVAPDDAVARVEQLLERLRDAERQLARARAATLAQDARAIAASAQRADGLAVVTHEAVDVNTDELRQLALEIRNHLGQRGVVVVGTTTAEGKAQLVGVVTTDLVDAGVEARPILHAAAQVVGGGAGGKADLAQAGGREGARLGEALRVAADEARRAVG, from the coding sequence GTGGACGCCTTCGAGATCCGCGAGGCGTTCCTGGAGTTCTTCGAGGAACGCGGTCACCGACGCTACGAGTCGGCGTCGCTGATCCCCAACGACCCGACGCTGTTGCTCACCAATGCCGGTATGGTGCCGTTCAAGCCGTACTTCCTCGGCGACGCACAGCCGGAGACGCCCCGCGCCACCAGCTTCCAGAAGTGCGCCCGCACGGTCGACATCGAGAACGTGGGCCGCACCAGCCGTCACTTCACGCTGTTCGAGATGCTCGGCAACTTCTCGTTCGGCGACTACTTCAAGCGCGACGCGATCCGGTGGGCGTGGGAGCTGTCGATCGGCCCACTGGGCCTGGAACCCGACCGGATCTGGGTCACCGTCTTCAAGGACGACGACGAAGCCGCCGACCTGTGGGAGTCGGAGACCGACGTGCCCCGCGCGCGCATCCAGGCCATGGGCGAGGCCGACAACTTCTGGTCGATGGGGGTCGCCGGCCCGTGCGGACCGTGTTCGGAGCTGTACTACGACCGCGGCCCACAGTACGGACCCGAGGGGGGTCCCGCCGCCGACCCCGAGCGGTACTTCGAGTACTACAACCTCGTGTTCATGCAGTACCTGCGTGACGACCCCGGGAACATCATCGGGGACCTGCCGGCGCAGAACGTGGACACGGGGCTCGGGCTCGAGCGGATCGCGATGCTCAAGCAGGAGGTTCCGACCGCCTACGACATCGACACCCACCGGCCGATCATCGCCCGGGCCGAGGAACTGACCGGCGTGACCTACGGACGGGGACGCGAGTCCGACGTGTCGCTGCGGGTGGTCGCCGAGCACTCCCGCGCTGCGGCGTTCCTGATCGCCGACGGTGTGCTGCCGTCCAAGGAGGGACGCGGGTACATCCTGCGGCGGTTGCTGCGCCGTGCGGTCCGCCACGCCCGCGGGCTGGGCACCGAGGCGCCGGTCCTCCCCGCGATGGCCGACGCGGTGATCGCCACCATGGCGCCGGGCTACCCCGATCTGCAGGCGCAACGCGAGCTGGTCACCCGCGTGGTCGGGGCGGAGGAGGCCGAGTTCGCCCGGACGCTGCGCCAGGGGTTGACCATCCTCGAGGATGCTGTGGCCGAGGCCGAGCAGGTGGGGCGTCGCACGCTCCCCGGCGACACGGCCTTCAAGCTGCACGACACCTACGGCTTCCCGGTGGACCTGACCGTGGAGATCGTCCAGGAGTCGGGCCTGGACCTCGACCGCGCCGAGTTCGAGCGGCTGATGGAGGCGCAGAGGGAACGGGCCCGGGGCGCGTTGAAGCGCGGCGACGACGGTGTCCCCGCTCACGTCTACCGCGACGCCGCCGGACGGGTCGGCGGCGTGGAGTTCGTCGGGTACGACCGGGTGGAGTCGGAGTCGGCGCTGGGGGCTGTGGTCACGCCCGGGGGCGTGGTGGCTGCGGCTGCTGAGGGCGACGACGTCGAGGTCGTCCTGCCGGTCACGCCTTTCTACGCCGAAGGCGGCGGTCAGGTCGGCGACACCGGGCTGCTCGAGACCGACACGGGGCGTCTCGAGGTTGTCGATACCCAGTCACCGATCGAGGGCCTGATCGTCCATCGGGTGCGGGTGGTCGCCGGCGAGGTGGCCGAGGGCCAGCCCGTGCGCGCCCGGGTGGACGCCGACCGCCGCCACGCCACCGAACGCAGCCACTCGGCCACGCACATCCTGCACGCCACCGTCCGGGAGGTGCTCGGCCAGCACGCGCAGCAGGCCGGGTCCCTGGTCGAGGCGGGGCGGCTGCGGTTCGACTTCCCGCACTTCGAGCAGGTCGGGCGTGACCAGCTCGAGATGATCGAGGCCCGCGTCAACCAGCGCTTGCTGGCCGACCACGGGGTCCGCACCCAGATCATGCCGTTGAACGAGGCTCGGGCAGCCGGGGCCATCGCGCTCTTCGGTGAGCAGTACGGGGAGGTGGTCCGGGTCGTGGCGATCGGCGACTTCTCCAAGGAGCTGTGCGGCGGCACCCACGTCCGGTCGGCCGCCCGTGTGGGGGGGCTGGTGCTGGTTCGCGAGGAGTCGATCGGCGCCAACCAGCGCCGCATCGAGGCGTTCACCGGCTTCGACGCCTACCGACACGCGGCGCGCGAGCGGCTGGTCGCCGAGGAGGTCGCGCGCCTCCTCGACGTCGCCCCCGACGACGCGGTGGCGCGCGTCGAGCAGCTCCTGGAGCGCCTGCGCGATGCCGAGCGCCAGCTGGCACGGGCCCGCGCCGCGACCCTCGCCCAGGACGCGCGCGCCATCGCCGCCAGCGCCCAGCGTGCCGACGGGCTGGCGGTGGTCACCCACGAGGCCGTCGACGTCAACACCGACGAGCTGCGCCAGCTCGCTCTGGAGATCCGCAACCACCTCGGTCAGCGGGGCGTGGTGGTGGTCGGGACGACCACCGCCGAAGGCAAGGCGCAGCTGGTTGGCGTGGTCACAACTGACCTCGTCGACGCCGGTGTGGAGGCGCGGCCGATCCTGCACGCCGCGGCGCAGGTCGTCGGCGGCGGTGCCGGTGGGAAGGCTGACCTCGCCCAGGCCGGCGGTCGTGAAGGCGCCCGGCTCGGCGAGGCTCTCCGCGTCGCTGCCGACGAGGCGCGCCGGGCGGTGGGCTGA
- the hisS gene encoding histidine--tRNA ligase yields MSTDTNPPSGTRDFLAAELTRRERAFATVRRVFARHGFEPLDTPAFERLDVLLGKYGEEGDQLIFKILRRGEHEDTGEADLALRYDLTVPLARVVAQHSDQIVEPYKRYHIAPVWRADRPGRGRYREFVQCDIDVVGSDSRLADAEVILTVAEALAALGLDRFEVQVNSRHALRGLIEAYGIPVELEDTALVALDKLDKVGADGVERELRDRGIPDDAVKRLAADLREPDAAQRLAAQAATTDRGQAGRAEIGEVLALVEPNLTAGRVRHQPLLARGLSYYTGPIFEFVADGVPGSIAAGGRYDQLVGMFTNREIPACGCSIGLERVLLLLDGRDATGHAPDVLVTVFGAGDRADAVATAGRLRAGGLATDLYVGSGRIGKQLRYADRRGIRYCVLRGSDEQAAGTASVKDLVTGEQVTVGVDGLVDHLSERLGADQRAQEVAR; encoded by the coding sequence ATGTCGACCGACACCAACCCGCCGTCCGGGACACGCGATTTCCTCGCCGCGGAGCTCACCCGGCGCGAACGTGCCTTCGCCACCGTCCGTCGCGTGTTCGCCCGGCACGGCTTCGAACCGCTCGACACGCCCGCGTTCGAGCGGCTCGACGTGCTGCTGGGCAAATACGGCGAGGAGGGCGACCAGCTGATCTTCAAGATCCTCCGCCGCGGCGAGCACGAGGACACCGGCGAGGCCGATCTGGCGCTGCGCTACGACCTGACCGTTCCGCTGGCCAGGGTGGTCGCCCAGCACTCCGACCAGATCGTCGAGCCGTACAAGCGCTACCACATCGCGCCGGTGTGGCGCGCCGACCGGCCCGGCCGCGGCCGCTACCGCGAGTTCGTCCAGTGCGACATCGACGTCGTCGGCAGCGACTCGCGGCTCGCCGACGCGGAGGTGATCCTGACCGTCGCCGAGGCGCTCGCCGCGCTGGGCCTCGACCGCTTCGAGGTGCAGGTGAACTCCCGCCACGCCCTGCGCGGGTTGATCGAGGCGTACGGCATCCCGGTCGAACTGGAGGACACCGCCCTGGTCGCCCTCGACAAACTCGACAAGGTCGGCGCGGATGGGGTGGAGCGCGAGCTGCGCGACCGTGGCATCCCCGACGATGCGGTCAAGCGGCTCGCCGCCGACCTGCGCGAACCCGACGCCGCGCAGCGGCTCGCCGCCCAGGCGGCGACGACCGACCGTGGCCAGGCGGGGCGCGCCGAGATCGGCGAGGTCTTGGCCCTGGTCGAGCCCAACCTGACCGCGGGACGGGTCCGCCACCAGCCGCTCCTGGCGCGCGGGCTGTCGTACTACACCGGCCCGATCTTCGAGTTCGTGGCTGACGGCGTGCCGGGGAGCATCGCGGCCGGCGGTCGCTACGACCAGCTGGTCGGGATGTTCACCAACCGCGAGATCCCGGCCTGCGGGTGCTCGATCGGCCTGGAACGGGTCCTGCTGCTGTTGGACGGCCGCGACGCCACGGGCCACGCGCCCGACGTGCTGGTGACGGTCTTCGGTGCTGGCGACCGCGCGGACGCGGTCGCCACGGCGGGGCGGCTTCGGGCCGGCGGTCTCGCGACCGACCTGTACGTGGGGTCCGGTCGGATCGGGAAGCAGCTGCGCTACGCCGACCGGCGCGGCATCCGCTACTGCGTGCTGCGTGGCAGCGACGAGCAGGCCGCCGGGACCGCTTCCGTCAAGGACCTGGTCACCGGTGAGCAGGTCACGGTCGGGGTGGACGGTCTGGTCGACCATCTGAGCGAACGGCTCGGCGCGGACCAGCGCGCGCAGGAGGTGGCTCGGTGA